From a single Micromonospora carbonacea genomic region:
- a CDS encoding hemolysin family protein gives MSPGVALIVSVVLLALNGFFVAAEFALVASKRYRLEQAVATGGGRGARAALDGVRELSLMLAGAQLGITLCTLGLGALAEPAIEHLLSPLLHAVGLPAAASHVVALVFALGLVTFLHLVVGEMAPKSWAITDAERSATLLALPFRAFARVARPVLSGLNAVANAMLRLVRVRPQDQLAQVHGPDELRILLEQSREHGLLGAEQHRMLTSMLELQGTTVAQVMEPFDRIVTVGRDDPAERVEEVSRGSGRSRLAVLDGGGEVCGLVHVREAVRATTTGRAATAGELMTDAFTLPASASVTEAVTAMKDRRAQLALVRNGGGPTRPIGFVALEDLLEEVIGEFDDETDPVPRGRRMR, from the coding sequence ATGAGCCCCGGCGTCGCCCTGATCGTCTCCGTCGTGCTGCTGGCGCTGAACGGGTTCTTCGTGGCCGCCGAGTTCGCGCTGGTGGCCAGCAAGCGGTACCGGCTGGAGCAGGCCGTCGCCACCGGCGGCGGCCGGGGGGCCCGCGCGGCGCTGGACGGCGTACGCGAGCTGTCCCTGATGCTGGCCGGCGCGCAGCTCGGCATCACGCTGTGCACCCTGGGGCTCGGCGCGCTGGCCGAGCCGGCGATCGAGCACCTGCTCAGCCCGCTGCTGCACGCCGTGGGCCTGCCGGCCGCGGCGAGTCACGTCGTGGCGCTGGTCTTCGCCCTGGGCCTGGTCACCTTCCTGCACCTGGTGGTCGGCGAGATGGCCCCGAAGTCGTGGGCGATCACCGACGCGGAGCGGTCGGCGACCCTGCTGGCGCTGCCGTTCCGGGCCTTCGCCCGGGTGGCGCGGCCGGTGCTGTCGGGGCTGAACGCGGTCGCCAACGCGATGCTGCGGCTGGTGCGGGTGCGCCCGCAGGACCAGCTCGCCCAGGTGCACGGCCCCGACGAGCTGCGGATCCTGCTGGAGCAGTCCCGCGAGCACGGGCTGCTCGGCGCGGAGCAGCACCGGATGCTCACCAGCATGCTGGAGCTCCAGGGCACCACAGTCGCGCAGGTGATGGAGCCCTTCGACCGGATCGTCACGGTCGGCCGGGACGACCCGGCCGAGCGGGTCGAGGAGGTCTCCCGCGGCAGCGGCCGGTCCCGGTTGGCCGTGCTCGACGGCGGCGGCGAGGTGTGCGGCCTGGTGCACGTGCGGGAGGCCGTGCGGGCCACCACGACGGGCCGGGCGGCGACCGCCGGGGAGCTGATGACCGACGCGTTCACGCTGCCGGCGTCCGCGTCGGTGACGGAGGCCGTGACCGCGATGAAGGACCGGCGGGCCCAGCTCGCCCTGGTCCGCAACGGCGGCGGCCCGACCCGCCCGATCGGTTTCGTGGCGCTGGAGGACCTGCTGGAGGAGGTCATCGGCGAGTTCGACGACGAGACCGACCCGGTGCCGCGGGGCCGCCGGATGCGCTGA